The DNA window CACAAAGTAGAATCTTCAGAAGCTCAACAGAATAAGCCAGGGAAGGAAACTTAAAAAACGCTAAAATGCAACTATAaagtattattataataatgatATCTTAATTACAAAGGTTACAGTTGGCATTGCCATATGCTATACAAATCGGAGGCGCTCCTAGATATAGATCTCCACTTATTTCCCTCTCTTTCTTCCAACTCTTCGCAACAATTTGGTGAGTCccagatctttctttttctcatcGATCCTTTATAGATAAGGGACTGCGTTTCATTTATAGTATTGGTGATTGGATTAGACCACGTAGAAATTTGAAGTAAGTTGGATAGAACGAGTATGAGATTTATGTTGATCTTTTCCTCCTGTTTGGTATCTTTTTGACATtctattttgcttatttttgaGCTATCATACCCTTTTTCTATTGTTTGGTGAATAATTTGAGCAATGGCTGATTTGATCTCACAATCTATTATGCGGTTGGTGAAACTCCAGATCGCGGGAAAATGGATTATCCTCATTGTCTATCTTTTTAGTTGCTTGGCAGATTTCGGTGAATTTGTAGTCAATTGAAAGATTggatctttttttatttattatgttgGTGAGACGATTTTCTATTTGATTCTGGACTCCCTTTGATGAGATATCATCTTCTTCCATACTTTTATGTGCTATTGTTTTAAATTAGGCCTTTTTCTATGTGGATTTGATTCCGAAAGAATGTACTTTGATGCACAATGCCACTGTTTAAAGGATCCAAACCAAATGCGTATTCCATGCATTCGagtttacttttgctttctgtCTTTATTGTTTTCATATTTGATAAACATATTTGAACCTATATAATTGTAAGACTAGTTTTTTCTATAGATTTTACCTTCTTCAATCATAAAGATCTTCATAGTTGGGCTACATGCTGATAATGGCATCTGAAGTTAAGCCTACATGAATTAAGTTTTCTTTGTGTTTAATGCTAAGTTGTGACCGTGATTAAAAATGGTTGATCTCTCCATTCTTCGTAAAGTATTTTGTTTGTTGTCCATGCTTTTACATGTGCTGTTTCCAGAATGTAATGAAGTACATGATgttgagatctcctcaaaaattagaaaatttctgCAAGAAAGTGGTGCTGCTTTTTGTTTCAGCTTTAATCTATCAATCCAACTACTTACAAATTTTCCGATTCTTGCTTTCTTTGGCTTCTCTCATGTGCTCCAATAAGAGCATGAATCTAACTGCTATTAGCATATTTGCTTGTCTTTCAGATAATTTACTAGGATTTCTGCGGCTGCTATGGGGACTgttgtggatgctgcaaacaaGGTATTTTCTTTCAATCTGGTTGGTTGTCATTCTTGAGAACCCTTTCTTTCGATCTGCATTCAAGACAGCTAATTAAGAAGAGCAGTTTTAATAGATATTTGGATCTTCTATCTTGCAAGATACTCACACATTACTTGTTCAGGAAGCAAATGGAAGAGCATCAATCAACAAGAAGGTGACCGTAGTGTTTGTTTTGGGTGAGTTAGTACTTTACTTTCCAAAAACTTTCTGTGCATTATTTGTCTTGCTCCCACTTTTAGTTTCAGTGACCCTCATATATTTAAAACCTTTTTTTCCAGTGAGATCTATGTATATGTTATCCTGATACATACATGCTTTTTCTCTTTAAACTCGAGCAGGTGGCCCAGGCAGTGGTAAGGGCACGCAGTGTGCAAACATCGTCGAACATTTTGGTTATACTCACCTGAGTGCAGGTGATCTTCTCCGAGCAGAGATTAAATCTGGTTCTGAGAATGGGTAAAGTTTTTTTTCTAGCTCAAGCACCATTTTTTATGTGGGTTGTCTTTTATACGGGCAGAAGAAAAGGTGTTTTTACAGAAGAAGAGTTGCTTTGTCTTTCCTAATTGCTCATTTACTCATCTTGATATTGCATGGAGTCCTTAGGTTTCTGTTTAACCATGGACCTTGATTTAAGATTGTGGTTGGCTCCTTAACACTGCAATGAACTAATAATATAATCACTTTCTTAAAAGAATGCATTTGTCTCAAGGCATaagtgttttctttgttttcatcTTACAATTTCTATGGTTACCTGTAGGACCATGATTCAAAACATGATCAAGGAGGGAAAAATTGTACCTTCAGAGGTCACAATCAAGCTTCTTAAACGAGCAATAGAGGAAAACGGAAATGACAAGTTTCTTATTGATGGTTTCCCACGTAATGAGGAGAATCGTGCAGCATTTGAGTCTGTAGTAAGTTTTATGTTTACTATATAAGTATATTGTTTATATGATTGCTGTTTTCCTTGCATTAGAATTTGGCATGCTAATATGAGATGGTTTACAACATTCCAAAAGCAAGTAATGCATCTTATGATTGTTCATTGGCTGTTCGATCTGCATGTTACAGCTTGCCTTTTCTTTCCACAGACAGGCGTTCAGCCAGAATTTGTACTTTTCTTCGACTGCTCAGAGGAAGAAATGGAAAAACGCTTGCTGGGTAGAAACCAGGTTACATATTTGATTAGTGTCCCAATCATCTTTCTTCTTCTAGTGGTGTCTATACATCTTCActcctttttttcatttttcttcctGTATAGGGTAGGGAGGATGATAATATTGAGACAATCAGGAAGAGATTTAAGGTCTACCTGGAATCTAGTCTCCCAGTTATTGAATATTACAGTGCAAAAGGAAAGGTTAAGAAGGTAATTTAATCACCATTTGCACCTTTATTTGTATAGTCAGAAGAAGCCAAATATAACACTCGATGTTTCCTTGGAAGTAGATTGATGCCACAAGACCAGTTGGAGAAGTTTTTGAGGCCGTCAAAGCAATTTTCATGACGGTAAGCAATTATTGTTCTTCCAGGGATCGGTGCATAAAAGTGATGTTCGTACTGTTTCTGGTTTGGGAGGTCAGATGAGTTGCATCCATATACTCCTATGTAATAAATTTTCTTTCGCTCGACACAGGTTGTTGCTTAAATTTGCGACTTCACTCATCATTTTGCACCAGGTATCAGTGTAGGTAATGATCTACTAACTGCTGGATATACTGCAATTTGTGATTAGTCAGTCATTGTGTTATTATGTATTTTGGTGCAACGGTAATTAACCTTGCTCAAAGTTTTATTGGTTTTCTTGGGCAGGCACTGGATTTCTTCCCCTGAGGTGGAGGAGGGTTTacatttttacttttatttcgaTTGTAATGTAGTGAGGTTTTCTTGCCTCTATATTGTTTTACCATAGTGTCTCAACGATGTTATTGCCTCTATATATGCTCATATATATCTAATATACGAACGACTGAATTCTTCTATGTTTTCATATTCCTTAGTAGTAATAAGATTGCTACTCTAAATTTGGATGTGTCATTCTCAAatgctttctctctctctctctctccaaataaaGTGTAATCTAAGGTGCCTAAAATATGACTAATCATATATGGGATGACAAAGATGTGATGGTGATGTTGTCACATCTCATGCTCTAGATCTCCACCTATGATATTAGAGTATATTGATACTAGTAACACACCTTGACCATCCATATGATTAGAATATATACAAAATCAAGACGACCAACAATCATAGAATTATTTTATTGCAGAGAGTTAATTGATTATTTTCGACAATTATATACTTAGGATCTGTCACTAATTTAAGTCTTAATATATGGTCTGGATCCATACATAATTAACCGCATTCCGCATATATTGTGTGAATTTACACTATGATGATTAAGATCGGGAACAAAAACACGAATAGACTAAGGTCTTATCAAATCATAAACCCAATAATCATAATAACAAATCTCCTAATTGTAAATAGTAACTAatctttaattcaaaattaaaaacccGTATGTATACATGGTATAGTTCCCATTTTGCTAATTGACCCCCACAAGTAATAATATCTGATATAGTATAATAGAAACTGCGAGAAAACTATAAGGAAAAGGTCaatgattaatttaatttttaattttctatcaAACTCCACTTTGACTAACCATGTGACTTCTATTCGGTCAtctccaaattcaaaaaatcaccattctttatttttttcaaataatttacCACTGATTACAATTCTAATTCAACCTTTGACTGAATTCTTCTCTGTCACAATCTTGATTCAATTCTCTCATCATAACTATATAAGCAATCAGTTAACCTCCTTTCTCAACACCAAAAAACAGAGCATTTTCAAACAAACTTGATCAAGCATGGAATCATTCACCTCCATTTCTCTCACCTTCCTCAAGAAAATTTCCGGCCAACATGACCGGATAACGGCGGCTGCCGTCTTCGACGAGAGCTCGGAGACTGAGCTCTACTGTTCCATATGCCTGAACGACATATGCGGCGGCGATGGCTGCCGGAAGCTGCAGGAATGCGGCCACACCTACcattcgagatgcattgatgcGTGGCTTCAATCACACTCCACGTGTCCTCTTTGCAGAGCTCAACTGCCTCAGATTATTTCACTCAGTCGGAGTCAATACGAGTGGAATGATGTCGTGTCCACGCTTTTGGCGCTGATTAACGATTTTCTGCACAAAATGTGTAATCCTCTCAACGATGAGCTCTCTTCCATGCTGTGCGCCAACGTTTCTTAGTCCTAGTTTTTGTTTGTTGATTCTTTGTGTGTAATTACATTTGTTGCGAAAGAAAATTAATGGTTTTTTCTTAGTCTTGTATAATTATACTCCCTAATAGTGAATGAAACTAATACAAAATCAAACTAGGACGCTTATTTGGCCGATCCCGGTTCTAATCGGACTAGAAACCGGTTAACCAGTTGTGGACTTTTATGCAATCGAACTGGAATTGAACCGAATAAGATTTTGGTTTATTAACCGGCTGGTTAGTGTAGGAACctaataattgatttttttttcattcaattttaatttgagtttattcaaataaaaatttaaatatttcagtaatgaaaaaaaattaacaatctAACACCTACAAATATAACAACTCAAAAATTTAATACCTAAACTTTGAAATTAGCACACAGTAAAATACAAACCAACAATATTGATTTAGAAATTTGCATTAGTGTACGTTAAGTAATTAACATTAGtagtaaattataaaatataaaattgaaatagaaattTAATAGGGCTCCTGGGTAAGAACCGATCGGTTCTGATTATATTCGAGAACCAATTAAGACATAATCTCATAACGGGTACCAGACCAAAAACCAATCCTCCGGTCTGGCCGGATAACTGAATAATCACCCCTCAAACTGATTATCCAACACGTAGTAAGAACTAGAAATTGCATGAGAAAATAAATACTGCATATACTATGATGGAGTCATTTGGAAATGGTTGTGGGGCGAAAGCCATGTCTGATAGCAGCCTCCCAAATCTTGTCGACGTCAAACATGGAGTTGCCGCACTCGTGCACGTCCCACCCTTCGAGGGCGTGCAGTATTCCGGCGACGCGCGCAGCACTCATGACTCTTCTCGGCAGCCAATTCTACAAAAAAGCATGCCTTAAAAATGTGGGAAACAGAGGAACTGAAAAAAAAAGGTAATGCATCACGAAACAGAGTTAGTCTATACTACTAAATACTAACCTCACAAGAATGAAGATTTTGGAGAGAAGAAGGGGCGATCATGGAAGGAGTGTGGCAGTACAAGGCGTCGTCGCGCTCCTTTTTTTTGGCGGGAAATAGGAGAAAGGAATGAAGAGAGTAGTCCCCTTTGGCGCCTTGAGCTGATCATCTCTTGATAATCCATCTCCAACTATCCATACCTTCTGAGTGTAACTTTTGGACACTGCAACTTCACCCTTAGTTGCCGCGGATAGCTTAAGCATCTCCGTTTCGTAGAATGTACAAATGATTGGCTAGGAATTGTGGTATG is part of the Salvia splendens isolate huo1 chromosome 6, SspV2, whole genome shotgun sequence genome and encodes:
- the LOC121808404 gene encoding UMP-CMP kinase 3-like; its protein translation is MGTVVDAANKEANGRASINKKVTVVFVLGGPGSGKGTQCANIVEHFGYTHLSAGDLLRAEIKSGSENGTMIQNMIKEGKIVPSEVTIKLLKRAIEENGNDKFLIDGFPRNEENRAAFESVTGVQPEFVLFFDCSEEEMEKRLLGRNQGREDDNIETIRKRFKVYLESSLPVIEYYSAKGKVKKIDATRPVGEVFEAVKAIFMTVVA